Genomic DNA from uncultured Desulfuromusa sp.:
ATGCTTCCTTTTCCCGGGAAACTGGCAACGAAAGGAGAATTGGCCCATCAACAAGAACTCTGGGCTCGTGCAAAACATGCCGATCTGGTTCTGCAAGTTCGCCAGCAGGTACGGGATAACTGGTATCAATTAAGCTTTCAGAAACAGGCCATCTCCCTGACCCAGGCAAACATAGCCCTGCTTGATGATGTTATTCGCATTACGGAAACGCGTTATCAAGTCGGCAAGGGACTGCAACAAAACATCCTCAAAGCTCAAATGGAACGTTCTCGCCTCCATGATCGCCTCCTTGGCCTGCAAGCTGACGCCGAGATCAGCCATGCTCAGCTCAACAGTTTAACCGGATGGACACCCGATCTTATGCAGATGGAAATGCCTGAAGCGGATCAAATCTCCAATCTTCCGATCCTGACCGAACTTAAACAGCAAGCGCGTAATCATCGTCCACTTTTTGCAGCCTTTGATGCGCTGATTACACAAGCAAAACAGAGAATCAAACTTGCCCGGCTCGATTATCGCCCCGACATTAACCTCTGGGGCGGCTATCGTTTTCGCCGAGACTCTCTGGCCGATGGTGGACACGACTTTATCAGCGCTGGAATCAGCATTAACCTGCCTTTTCCAGTCGCCAAACGTCGCGCAGCAATGAGTGAAGCCGAATCGTCCCTGCGCCAGGTCTATCGTCAACGCGATAATTTTTCTCGCCAGGTTGATTTTGAAATCCAGAGCAATCTGGCCCGGTTTCAACAGGCTCAGGAATTGGTTAGCCTTTACAGAAGCGGGATTATTCCCCAGGCTGAACAAACCTATCAAGCGACTATGGCTGCCTATCAGGTCGATAAAATCGATTTTCTGGCGCTGACCGACTCTCTCATGACTCTCTATCGTTATCGTATCGATCAAAGCCGCGCTCAGTCCGATGCGCTTCGCAGCCTGGCACGCCTTCTGGCAACCACGGGATTGGATCAGACGGCCGGTATAAAATCTCAACAACTCAAAAAGGAAGCTCCCCATGCGTAATAAGCTTTTCCTCCCTCTCTTGATGCTGCCATTGGCCTTTGTGCTGGTGTCCGGGGCCTGCTGGCTGATCGCATCTCTGAACAGGCACCATATGCACAACTTTAAGTTCACCCTCAGCGCATTTGCTGCAGAAAAAAAAATCAAGTATTGGGCGGCCCCCATGGATCCGACCTATATCCGCAACGAGCCGGGCAAGTCACCCATGGGGATGGATTTGATCCCGGTTTACGAAGATGACGCCCAGAGTGGCTCTACTATCAGTATTGATCCGGTAACGATCCAAAATATGGGAGTGCGTACGAAGCGAGTCATCAGGGGAGATATTGCGCAGCGGGTCAGAACTGTCGGTCTGATCGACTATGAGGAGTCGAAACAGTATTCAGTCAATGCCAGGATTTCAGGCTGGGTGGAGAAGCTTTACATCAACAAAACAGGTCAGCAGGTAAAAAAAGGAGATCCACTGCTTGCTATCTACAGTCCTGATCTTGTTGCGGCCCAGCAGGAGCTGATTCTGGCAAAGAACAACGCTGCTGCGCTCACAGACAGTCACTTTGCAGAAATTTCCACTGGGGCGCAACGGCTTCTTGAAGCTTCGCGTCAGCGTTTGAAACTCTGGAACATCTCCGATAAGCAGATTACTCAGATTGAAACAAGCGGAAAAATACAACAACGGATGACCCTCTACTCTCCCTATACGGGAATCATTTCGCTTAAAAAGGTCCATGAAGGGGTGTATATCAAATCCGGAATGATGCTGTTTGAAATCTCCGATCTTTCACGAATCTGGGTCTACGCTGACATCTATGAGAGTGATCTGCCTTTCGTCAAAGAGGGACAGCAGGCCCAAGTTTTCCTTCCTTATGCTGGGGAGAAACCGCGCCCGGCCACAGTCAGTTATCTTTATCCTTACGTTGAAACCAAAACCCGCACGGTCAAAGCGCGTCTGGAGTTGGTTAATGCAGATCAGAGCTTACGGCCGGATATGTATGTCAATGTCGAGATTCAAACCCAGCCGCAACACAGCGTGTTGCAGATTCCCGCTGAAGCGGTGTTGCATTCGGGAAACCTGAAGCGCGTCTTTGTTGCCCTCGGCGAAGGAAAATTTTCCCCACGCGTGGTCAAAACCGGAATCCGGGGAGACAACGATATGATCGAAATCAAATCAGGAGTAGCTCTCGGCGATCAGGTTGTTGTTTCAGCCCAGTTTATGTTTGATTCCGAAAGCCGCCTGCGCGAAGCCATCAATAAAATGCTGGAGCCGGAAAACGAAACGCCGGTCAAGAGTGACAGCATTGAAGATTTATTCGCTGAACCCATGACCCAGCAGCAAATTGACGATCTTTTCTAATCAGACTCTTTAGAACGAAGGACACCAAAATGTTGGAAAAGATTATCGCTCTGTCGATTCGCAATAAATTTCTTGTCATCCTCACGACAGTCTTTCTGGTCATCGGCGGGCTCTATGCCATTATAAATACGCCACTCGACGCGATTCCGGATCTGTCCGATGTTCAAGTCATCGTCTTCACCGAATATCCCGGACAGGCCCCACAGGTGGTTGAAGATCAAGTCACCTATCCACTGACATCGCAGATGTTGGCCGTTCCTTACGCCAAAACCGTGCGCGGCTATTCTTTTTTCGGTCTCTCCTTTGTCTATATCATCTTTGAAGACGGT
This window encodes:
- a CDS encoding efflux RND transporter periplasmic adaptor subunit; this translates as MRNKLFLPLLMLPLAFVLVSGACWLIASLNRHHMHNFKFTLSAFAAEKKIKYWAAPMDPTYIRNEPGKSPMGMDLIPVYEDDAQSGSTISIDPVTIQNMGVRTKRVIRGDIAQRVRTVGLIDYEESKQYSVNARISGWVEKLYINKTGQQVKKGDPLLAIYSPDLVAAQQELILAKNNAAALTDSHFAEISTGAQRLLEASRQRLKLWNISDKQITQIETSGKIQQRMTLYSPYTGIISLKKVHEGVYIKSGMMLFEISDLSRIWVYADIYESDLPFVKEGQQAQVFLPYAGEKPRPATVSYLYPYVETKTRTVKARLELVNADQSLRPDMYVNVEIQTQPQHSVLQIPAEAVLHSGNLKRVFVALGEGKFSPRVVKTGIRGDNDMIEIKSGVALGDQVVVSAQFMFDSESRLREAINKMLEPENETPVKSDSIEDLFAEPMTQQQIDDLF
- a CDS encoding TolC family protein, with protein sequence MKFVSVFAVIFSLCVPLPAFSGQTNDPALLTELLKRAEENNPLLLAAEEQIQVAAAQIDQASALPDPQLSISLLNYPVNNLSSDTSPMTGNDFKLSQMLPFPGKLATKGELAHQQELWARAKHADLVLQVRQQVRDNWYQLSFQKQAISLTQANIALLDDVIRITETRYQVGKGLQQNILKAQMERSRLHDRLLGLQADAEISHAQLNSLTGWTPDLMQMEMPEADQISNLPILTELKQQARNHRPLFAAFDALITQAKQRIKLARLDYRPDINLWGGYRFRRDSLADGGHDFISAGISINLPFPVAKRRAAMSEAESSLRQVYRQRDNFSRQVDFEIQSNLARFQQAQELVSLYRSGIIPQAEQTYQATMAAYQVDKIDFLALTDSLMTLYRYRIDQSRAQSDALRSLARLLATTGLDQTAGIKSQQLKKEAPHA